The following proteins come from a genomic window of Actinomarinicola tropica:
- a CDS encoding zinc-dependent alcohol dehydrogenase family protein, with protein MRAVVYHGPDNKAWEEVPDPQLVDATDAIVRVDTTTICGTDLHILKGDVPAVTDGRILGHEAVGTVEEVGAAVTTVKPGDRVLVSCISACGRCRYCREAQYGQCIGGGGWILGHLIDGTQAEKVRVPFADTSTYLVPEGVSDEQVLMLADILPTGYEVGILNGQVQPGDVVAVVGAGPIGLSAIVGAQLFSPSAIVAIDLADSRLEAAKQFGATVTVNNSREDPLTAVRGLTDDLGADVAIEAVGVPDTFELCTRLIRAGGRVANIGVHGKPATLHLEELWIRNVAITTGLVDTYSTPTLLRLVASHRVDAGRFVTHHFGLEEFMDAYDVFARAGETGALKVVLSRNRG; from the coding sequence ATGCGCGCAGTCGTGTACCACGGGCCGGACAACAAGGCCTGGGAGGAAGTTCCGGACCCGCAGCTGGTGGATGCCACCGACGCCATCGTGCGGGTCGACACGACCACGATCTGCGGCACCGACCTGCACATCCTCAAAGGGGACGTGCCCGCGGTGACCGACGGCCGCATCCTGGGCCATGAGGCGGTCGGCACCGTCGAGGAGGTCGGTGCGGCGGTCACGACCGTGAAGCCCGGTGATCGGGTGCTGGTGTCGTGCATCTCGGCGTGCGGCCGCTGCCGGTACTGCCGCGAGGCGCAGTACGGGCAGTGCATCGGGGGTGGCGGCTGGATCCTCGGCCACCTGATCGACGGCACCCAGGCCGAGAAGGTGCGGGTGCCGTTCGCCGACACCTCCACGTACCTGGTGCCCGAGGGCGTGTCCGACGAGCAGGTGCTGATGCTCGCCGACATCCTGCCCACCGGCTACGAGGTCGGGATCCTCAACGGCCAGGTCCAGCCGGGCGACGTCGTGGCGGTGGTGGGCGCCGGACCGATCGGCCTGTCGGCCATCGTCGGCGCCCAGCTGTTCTCACCGTCGGCCATCGTGGCGATCGACCTGGCCGACAGCCGGCTGGAGGCAGCCAAGCAGTTCGGCGCGACGGTGACGGTGAACAACAGCCGCGAGGATCCACTGACCGCGGTGAGGGGCCTCACCGACGACCTCGGCGCCGACGTCGCCATCGAGGCGGTCGGCGTGCCCGACACCTTCGAGCTGTGCACCCGCCTGATCCGAGCGGGCGGTCGGGTCGCCAACATCGGTGTCCACGGCAAGCCCGCCACCCTGCACCTCGAGGAGCTGTGGATCCGCAACGTGGCCATCACCACCGGACTGGTCGACACCTACTCCACACCGACGCTGCTGCGGCTGGTGGCCAGCCACCGGGTCGACGCCGGCCGCTTCGTCACCCACCACTTCGGCCTCGAGGAGTTCATGGACGCCTACGACGTGTTCGCCCGGGCCGGGGAGACCGGGGCGCTCAAGGTCGTCCTGTCCCGCAACCGCGGATGA
- a CDS encoding YHS domain-containing protein has product MTVTNDEPKEDLMAAKDPVCGMNVDEAAAAATAEFESRVFYFCSQACTETFEADPAAYAG; this is encoded by the coding sequence GTGACCGTCACGAACGACGAACCAAAGGAGGACCTCATGGCAGCCAAGGACCCGGTGTGCGGCATGAACGTCGACGAGGCAGCCGCGGCCGCGACCGCAGAGTTCGAGAGCCGCGTGTTCTACTTCTGCAGCCAGGCGTGCACGGAAACCTTCGAAGCCGACCCGGCTGCGTACGCCGGCTGA
- a CDS encoding site-2 protease family protein: protein MDAAGAAPAVHGVADYLARINFLLLAFNLVPALPLDGGGALHAWLWRRQGNQHAATLSAAAAGRAFAFVLIGIGLLGLFTGDGAGSIWIAFIGWFLLQAAQSEAGGATTRHVLGGHRVSEAMAWTPVTVPADLVVADFVDRGFPPPATAPTR, encoded by the coding sequence ATGGACGCGGCCGGCGCTGCGCCTGCCGTGCACGGCGTGGCCGACTACCTCGCCCGCATCAACTTCCTGCTCCTGGCGTTCAACCTCGTCCCGGCCCTGCCCCTCGACGGTGGAGGGGCCCTGCACGCCTGGCTGTGGCGCCGCCAAGGCAACCAGCATGCCGCCACCCTGTCGGCGGCAGCGGCGGGGCGCGCCTTTGCGTTCGTGCTCATCGGCATCGGGCTCTTGGGCCTGTTCACCGGCGACGGCGCCGGCAGCATCTGGATCGCGTTCATCGGGTGGTTCCTGCTGCAGGCCGCCCAGAGCGAGGCCGGCGGCGCGACCACCCGCCACGTGCTCGGCGGCCACCGGGTGAGCGAGGCCATGGCCTGGACCCCAGTGACCGTGCCGGCCGACCTGGTCGTGGCCGACTTCGTCGACCGCGGCTTCCCGCCGCCCGCCACAGCACCTACCCGGTGA
- a CDS encoding DoxX family membrane protein produces MAHAAASPPGRGRTVYIEEPRAARWLFGSSQAAWIWLVARLWLGWEWLQAGWGKVFGGNITWRVWDWGDKAYSLTGDANIGWVRSSGDTGVGDSVAGFATGAIESAEGPHPDVAYSWYVNFLEWIRDTAHPILGPLVAIGEFTIGLLLILGLFTGIAALLGSLLNFSFVFAGSAGVNPAMILVSGLLILAWRNAGWYGLDRWALPKLGTPWHRGELLEEDEAVDLRSRSAGERNHEHAGP; encoded by the coding sequence ATGGCACATGCAGCCGCCTCGCCTCCGGGGCGAGGCCGGACCGTCTACATCGAGGAGCCGCGGGCCGCCCGCTGGTTGTTCGGCTCGAGCCAGGCAGCGTGGATCTGGCTGGTCGCGCGGCTGTGGTTGGGCTGGGAGTGGCTCCAGGCGGGGTGGGGGAAGGTGTTCGGCGGCAACATCACCTGGCGGGTCTGGGACTGGGGTGACAAGGCCTACAGCCTGACCGGCGACGCCAACATCGGCTGGGTGCGCAGCTCCGGCGACACGGGCGTGGGCGACTCGGTGGCCGGGTTCGCCACAGGGGCGATTGAGAGCGCCGAAGGCCCCCATCCGGATGTGGCGTACTCGTGGTACGTGAACTTCCTGGAGTGGATCCGCGACACCGCCCATCCGATCCTCGGTCCGCTCGTGGCGATCGGCGAGTTCACCATCGGCCTGCTGCTGATCCTCGGGCTGTTCACCGGGATCGCGGCGTTGCTGGGGTCGCTGTTGAACTTCTCGTTCGTGTTCGCCGGCTCGGCGGGCGTGAACCCGGCGATGATCCTGGTGTCGGGCCTGCTGATCCTGGCGTGGCGGAACGCCGGCTGGTATGGGCTCGACCGGTGGGCGCTCCCGAAGCTCGGTACGCCGTGGCATCGCGGCGAGCTGCTCGAGGAGGACGAGGCGGTGGACCTGCGCTCGAGGTCCGCTGGCGAGCGAAACCACGAGCACGCGGGCCCGTGA
- a CDS encoding DUF2933 domain-containing protein: MRWLSANWIWLVVIGGMLWMHLGMHRGHGGHGGHGGHGGHGGHAESRAPQEQRASEGHGNHDHHGSQPATEQASSGGTHRHRGC, encoded by the coding sequence ATGCGCTGGTTGAGCGCCAACTGGATCTGGCTGGTCGTGATCGGCGGGATGCTGTGGATGCATCTCGGCATGCACCGAGGCCACGGCGGCCACGGCGGCCATGGCGGCCATGGGGGCCATGGGGGCCACGCTGAGAGCAGGGCGCCGCAGGAACAGCGCGCCTCCGAAGGCCACGGCAACCACGATCACCACGGCTCGCAGCCGGCGACGGAGCAGGCGAGCAGCGGCGGGACGCACCGCCACCGAGGCTGTTGA
- a CDS encoding isoamylase early set domain-containing protein, whose translation MKKQPGRDGQCKVTFELASEIGATGAHVCGDFNDWSPSATPMKRRKDGTLTATVTLETGRRYRFRYLLDDGRWENDWAADGYAPNDYGGDDSVVEV comes from the coding sequence GTGAAGAAGCAACCCGGCCGAGACGGCCAGTGCAAGGTGACCTTCGAGCTCGCCTCGGAGATCGGCGCGACGGGCGCCCACGTGTGCGGCGACTTCAACGACTGGTCGCCCTCCGCGACGCCGATGAAGCGGCGCAAGGACGGCACCCTCACCGCCACGGTCACGTTGGAGACCGGACGCCGATACCGGTTCCGGTACCTCCTGGACGACGGCCGCTGGGAGAACGACTGGGCCGCCGACGGCTACGCCCCCAACGACTACGGAGGCGACGACTCGGTCGTCGAGGTGTGA
- a CDS encoding DUF302 domain-containing protein has translation MRAIEATTALSLSDAETAVRAALSEEGFGVLTEIDVAATLKAKLGVERRPLKILGACNPALADQALAVDPSVSLVLPCNVVLEPVANGTRVAAADPRDLLTADGLVELAGDAAARLERAISSLAAPPGG, from the coding sequence ATGCGAGCAATCGAGGCGACAACCGCGCTGTCCTTGTCCGACGCCGAGACGGCCGTCCGCGCCGCGCTCAGCGAGGAGGGGTTCGGCGTCCTCACCGAGATCGACGTCGCGGCGACGCTGAAAGCAAAGCTCGGGGTCGAGCGCCGGCCGTTGAAGATCCTCGGCGCCTGCAACCCGGCCCTCGCCGACCAGGCCCTCGCGGTCGACCCGTCGGTCAGTCTCGTGCTGCCCTGCAACGTCGTTCTCGAGCCCGTCGCCAACGGCACTCGGGTGGCCGCTGCTGATCCCCGCGATCTGCTCACCGCCGACGGCTTGGTTGAGCTGGCCGGCGACGCGGCGGCGCGTCTCGAACGCGCAATCAGCTCGCTCGCGGCACCGCCCGGCGGCTGA
- a CDS encoding ABC1 kinase family protein — protein MTRSARRDGWLATLRRLLSRLRHALPRFPHRRRLRQIASAAARHGLGYLAGPAGLGRLAPFQRGWLGHERRDSPYTRPEHVRLALEEQGATFVKLGQILSTRGDLLPPDYQAELARLQDAAPPVPAGAVLDTVTVELGCDAGSVFATFDLQPLASASIGQAHAATLLDGSEVVVKVRRPGVVAQVEEDLAILARLAVRAARRSELARRYDLPGLVAEFSSTLRAELDYLQEGRNAERFAANFGDDPSVHIPAVRWEATTSQVLTLERLRGVKVSDASALDAAGLDRAELARSAATISLRMVFEHGFFHADPHPGNFFVEPDGAIGLIDFGMVGAVDEATRQRLTALLAGFAAGDGDALVDNVLSLGVAGASVDRARLRGDLLALATEQLNRPLGDVSFGSLLGEILVVVRRHQLVLPADLALLIKTIAMSEGVGAQIDPSFRLAAVILPFLAGSR, from the coding sequence TTGACCCGCTCCGCTCGGCGGGACGGTTGGCTGGCCACGCTCCGGCGCCTGTTGTCCCGGCTGCGGCACGCCCTTCCGCGATTCCCCCACCGTCGCCGGCTCCGCCAGATCGCGAGCGCCGCCGCCCGTCACGGGCTCGGCTACCTCGCCGGTCCGGCGGGGCTGGGACGGCTGGCGCCGTTCCAGCGGGGCTGGCTGGGCCACGAGCGCCGGGACAGCCCCTACACCCGTCCCGAGCACGTCCGGCTCGCCTTGGAGGAGCAGGGCGCCACGTTCGTCAAGCTGGGCCAGATCCTGTCCACCCGCGGCGACCTTCTCCCCCCCGATTACCAGGCCGAGCTGGCCCGCCTCCAGGACGCCGCCCCGCCGGTGCCGGCCGGCGCGGTCCTCGACACGGTCACAGTCGAGCTCGGGTGTGACGCCGGGTCGGTGTTCGCCACCTTCGATCTCCAGCCGCTCGCCTCCGCGTCCATCGGGCAGGCCCACGCGGCGACGCTGCTGGACGGGTCCGAGGTGGTCGTCAAGGTCCGCCGCCCCGGTGTCGTCGCCCAGGTGGAGGAGGACCTCGCCATCCTGGCCCGCCTGGCGGTCCGGGCTGCCCGCCGGTCCGAGCTCGCCCGCCGGTATGACCTCCCCGGGCTCGTGGCCGAGTTCTCCTCCACGCTGCGAGCCGAGCTCGACTACCTGCAGGAGGGGCGCAACGCCGAGCGGTTCGCCGCCAACTTCGGCGATGACCCGTCGGTGCACATCCCGGCGGTGCGCTGGGAGGCCACGACATCGCAGGTGCTCACCCTCGAGCGGCTGCGGGGCGTCAAGGTGAGCGACGCGTCGGCGCTGGACGCCGCGGGGCTCGACCGAGCCGAGCTGGCTCGGTCGGCCGCGACGATCTCGCTGCGCATGGTGTTCGAGCACGGCTTCTTCCACGCCGACCCGCACCCGGGCAACTTCTTTGTGGAGCCCGACGGCGCCATCGGCCTCATCGACTTCGGCATGGTCGGTGCCGTCGACGAGGCCACCAGGCAACGCCTGACTGCACTCCTCGCCGGGTTCGCCGCAGGCGACGGCGACGCGCTGGTCGACAACGTGCTGTCCCTCGGCGTGGCTGGCGCCAGCGTCGACCGGGCGCGCCTGCGAGGCGACCTGCTGGCGCTGGCCACCGAGCAGCTGAACCGGCCCCTCGGCGACGTGTCCTTCGGGTCGCTGCTCGGCGAGATCCTCGTCGTCGTCCGGCGCCACCAGCTGGTCTTGCCCGCCGATCTCGCGCTGCTCATCAAGACCATCGCCATGAGCGAAGGGGTCGGCGCTCAGATCGATCCCTCGTTTCGGCTCGCGGCGGTGATCCTGCCGTTCCTCGCTGGCAGCCGATGA
- a CDS encoding beta-phosphoglucomutase family hydrolase, translated as MPYDAVIFDMDGIVTDTAAVHAAAWAELFDAVLHDPRAGLTAPVEPFDTDADYRRYVDGRSREDGVTAFLAARGVSVPVGEPGDPPDAWTVHGLAARKNDLYLQRLDERGVRVFAGTVDLVRRLRAGRIPVGLVTASRNADALLASAGLGDRFDVVVDGTVAAEEGLAGKPDPATFVEAARRLNVDPSRTVVVEDATSGVSAARHGGFGLVVGVDRGGHRAALEAAGAHVVLDDVSLLDLGALRSDPWVLAYAGLDPAHEGHREALTTLGNGYVGTRGAAPESRADGVHYPGTYLAGVYNRLTSVVAGREVEDEHLVNVPNWLLVDVRVADGPWWSAGGLVVTDERRELDLRRGMLTRTAVLTDGVGRRLRLTQRRLVSMERPHLAALETTLVAEGWAGTVTVRSGIDAGVVNANVAEYAALAKRHLAQVEGWEAAPDVLVVVAETSQSRVRIATAARTTITGAPAERRGGIDVGGGRFVHDFELELTDGRAVVVDKTVAITTSRDPAMAAPALGALDQLADDPGGFAGLVAGHEAAWRRLWDRFGICLDVERRDVQLVLNLHVFHLLQAVSPHTAELDAGVMARGLHGEGYRGHVFWDELFVLPVIGAHVPAVTRALLDYRWRRLGAARRAARQAGLTGALFPWQSGSDGREETPEQLFNLRSGRWMPDNSRRQRHVALAVAYNAWRHYQATGDTAWLAERGADLLVEVARLVASLATYDGDDDRFHIDGVMGPDEYHDGYPGTPGSGLRDNAYTNVLGAWVCQRAVAALGVLRGHEGDELADRLGVGPEEPEAWDRLSRRLAVCFHDEGIISQFDGYDRLRELDWEHYRTTYGNIGRLDLILEAEGDSPNRYKLAKQADVLMLLYLLDPDPLLAQLDRLGYTVTPQSLRRTVDYYLARTAHGSTLSRVVHASVLSRLDRARAWDLFRDALVADLDDTQGGTTAEGVHLGAMAGTIDIVTRAFAGMETHTDRIAFTPNLPDGLRHAAFSVHHRGQRIDVSLDHARLRLTAAAGVTGSDIRVDVGGESTTLGPGEEVEFPLADRS; from the coding sequence GTGCCCTATGACGCGGTCATCTTCGACATGGACGGCATCGTGACCGACACCGCCGCCGTGCACGCGGCCGCGTGGGCGGAGCTGTTCGACGCGGTCCTGCACGACCCGCGGGCAGGCCTCACCGCACCGGTCGAGCCGTTCGACACCGACGCCGACTACCGGCGCTACGTCGACGGACGTTCCCGCGAGGACGGGGTGACCGCCTTCCTCGCCGCCCGCGGCGTCTCGGTCCCCGTCGGCGAGCCCGGGGACCCGCCCGACGCGTGGACGGTGCACGGCCTGGCCGCCCGCAAGAACGACCTGTACCTGCAGCGGCTCGACGAGCGGGGGGTGCGGGTGTTCGCCGGCACCGTCGACCTGGTGCGCCGGCTCCGGGCCGGCAGGATCCCCGTCGGGCTGGTCACGGCGAGCCGCAACGCCGATGCCTTGCTGGCCTCCGCCGGGCTGGGCGACCGGTTCGACGTCGTCGTGGACGGCACCGTCGCCGCCGAGGAGGGCCTGGCCGGCAAGCCCGATCCGGCCACGTTCGTGGAGGCTGCCCGCCGTCTCAATGTCGACCCGTCGCGGACCGTGGTGGTGGAGGACGCCACCTCAGGGGTGAGCGCAGCACGCCATGGCGGGTTCGGGCTGGTGGTGGGCGTCGACCGGGGCGGTCATCGCGCCGCGCTCGAGGCGGCCGGCGCCCACGTGGTGCTCGATGACGTTTCGCTGCTGGATCTGGGCGCCCTGCGCTCGGACCCGTGGGTGCTCGCCTACGCGGGGCTCGACCCCGCCCACGAGGGCCACCGGGAGGCGCTCACCACCCTCGGCAACGGCTACGTCGGCACCCGGGGCGCCGCCCCCGAGTCGCGTGCTGACGGTGTCCACTACCCGGGCACGTACCTGGCCGGTGTCTACAACCGGCTCACCAGCGTCGTCGCCGGCCGCGAAGTGGAAGACGAGCACCTCGTCAACGTCCCCAACTGGCTGCTGGTCGACGTACGCGTCGCTGACGGGCCTTGGTGGTCGGCCGGCGGGCTTGTCGTCACCGACGAGCGCCGCGAGCTCGACCTGCGCCGAGGGATGCTCACCCGCACCGCCGTGCTCACCGACGGCGTCGGGCGGCGCCTGCGGCTGACCCAGCGGCGGCTGGTGTCGATGGAACGCCCGCACCTCGCGGCCCTGGAGACGACGCTGGTCGCCGAGGGCTGGGCAGGAACGGTCACGGTGCGCTCCGGGATCGACGCCGGCGTCGTCAACGCCAACGTTGCCGAGTACGCGGCGCTGGCCAAACGGCACCTTGCCCAGGTCGAGGGGTGGGAGGCGGCGCCCGACGTCCTGGTGGTCGTGGCCGAGACCTCCCAGAGTCGCGTCCGCATCGCCACCGCGGCGCGGACCACCATCACGGGCGCCCCCGCCGAGCGTCGCGGCGGCATCGACGTCGGCGGCGGCCGGTTCGTGCACGACTTCGAGCTGGAGCTCACCGACGGCCGGGCGGTCGTCGTCGACAAGACCGTCGCCATCACGACCTCCCGCGACCCGGCGATGGCAGCTCCAGCATTGGGCGCGCTCGACCAGCTCGCCGACGACCCCGGCGGGTTCGCCGGTCTGGTCGCCGGGCACGAGGCAGCATGGCGGCGGCTGTGGGATCGGTTCGGCATCTGCCTGGACGTCGAGCGCCGCGATGTCCAGCTCGTCCTGAACCTGCACGTCTTCCACCTGCTGCAGGCGGTCTCGCCCCACACCGCCGAGCTCGACGCCGGGGTCATGGCCCGAGGCCTGCACGGTGAGGGTTACCGGGGCCATGTGTTTTGGGACGAGCTGTTCGTCCTCCCCGTGATCGGCGCGCACGTGCCGGCGGTGACCCGGGCCCTGCTCGACTACCGGTGGCGGCGGCTCGGCGCCGCCCGCCGCGCCGCCCGCCAGGCCGGGCTGACCGGTGCGCTGTTTCCGTGGCAGAGCGGCAGCGACGGCCGCGAGGAGACACCCGAGCAGCTGTTCAACCTGCGCTCGGGCCGGTGGATGCCGGACAACTCCCGCCGCCAACGCCATGTCGCACTCGCGGTCGCCTACAACGCCTGGCGGCACTACCAGGCCACCGGCGACACCGCGTGGCTGGCCGAGCGGGGCGCCGACCTGCTCGTCGAGGTCGCCCGCCTGGTCGCGTCGCTCGCCACCTATGACGGGGACGACGACCGGTTCCACATCGACGGCGTGATGGGCCCCGACGAGTACCACGACGGCTACCCCGGCACGCCCGGCTCGGGCCTGCGCGACAACGCCTACACCAACGTCCTCGGCGCCTGGGTGTGCCAGCGTGCCGTCGCCGCGCTGGGCGTGCTGCGCGGCCACGAGGGCGACGAGCTGGCCGACCGGCTCGGCGTCGGGCCCGAGGAACCCGAGGCTTGGGACCGGCTCAGCCGGCGGCTCGCCGTGTGCTTCCACGACGAGGGCATCATCAGCCAGTTCGACGGCTACGACCGCCTCAGGGAGCTCGACTGGGAACACTACCGCACCACGTACGGCAACATCGGCCGCCTCGACCTCATCCTGGAGGCCGAGGGCGACAGCCCCAACCGCTACAAGCTGGCCAAGCAGGCCGACGTCCTCATGCTCCTCTACCTGCTCGACCCCGACCCGCTCCTCGCCCAACTCGACCGCCTCGGCTACACCGTCACCCCGCAATCCCTGCGGCGCACTGTCGACTACTACCTGGCCCGCACCGCCCACGGCTCCACCCTCAGCCGCGTCGTGCACGCATCGGTGCTGTCGCGCCTCGACCGGGCCCGGGCGTGGGACCTGTTCCGCGACGCGCTGGTCGCCGACCTCGACGACACCCAGGGCGGCACCACCGCCGAAGGCGTCCACCTCGGCGCCATGGCGGGCACCATCGACATCGTCACCCGGGCGTTCGCCGGCATGGAGACCCACACCGACCGGATCGCCTTCACCCCCAACTTGCCCGACGGGCTCCGCCACGCCGCCTTCAGCGTCCACCATCGCGGGCAGCGCATCGACGTGTCCCTGGACCACGCCCGGCTCCGGCTGACCGCCGCAGCCGGTGTCACGGGGTCCGACATCCGCGTCGACGTCGGCGGCGAGTCGACCACCCTCGGGCCCGGTGAGGAGGTCGAGTTCCCGCTGGCCGACCGAAGCTGA
- a CDS encoding acetate/propionate family kinase, whose protein sequence is MAVLVVNAGSSTLKLRLVDDADTAEGADVDPWDGGDPTAALEALCRDVGSIDACGHRFVHGGADLTAPTVVDNAVRDRIAALAPRAPLHQARSLAALDAARRALPDVDHVACFDTAFPSTLTPAARTYALPEPWRRRWDLRRFGFHGISHRWAARRAGDLAAAGGDKRRVVTCHLGAGASLCAVLNGRSVDTTMGFTLLEGLVMATRSGSVDPGLVLWLLTDAHLDAAKILEGLEHHSGLAGLAGGIGDMRDVLAARAARDPAAALAFDVYVHRLAAGVAAMAAALGGLDVLAFTGGVGEHAPEVRAAAAARLGFLGVAVDPDANAATSADGDITGRDARTRTVVVSAREDLEVAGETRELLAAIKASEARP, encoded by the coding sequence ATGGCCGTTCTCGTCGTCAACGCCGGCTCCTCCACGCTCAAGCTGCGCCTCGTCGACGATGCCGACACGGCCGAGGGGGCCGACGTCGACCCGTGGGACGGCGGCGACCCGACCGCGGCGCTGGAAGCCCTGTGCCGCGACGTTGGCTCCATCGACGCCTGCGGCCACCGGTTCGTGCACGGCGGGGCCGATCTCACCGCCCCGACGGTCGTCGACAACGCCGTCCGCGACCGCATCGCCGCGCTCGCGCCACGGGCGCCGCTGCACCAGGCGAGATCGCTCGCCGCGCTCGACGCGGCGCGGCGAGCCCTACCCGACGTCGACCACGTCGCCTGCTTCGACACTGCGTTCCCCAGCACGCTCACGCCCGCGGCCCGCACCTACGCCCTTCCCGAGCCATGGCGGCGCCGGTGGGATCTGCGCCGCTTCGGCTTCCACGGCATCTCCCACCGCTGGGCGGCGCGCCGAGCGGGTGACCTCGCCGCCGCCGGCGGCGACAAGCGGCGTGTGGTGACGTGCCACCTCGGTGCGGGAGCGTCGCTCTGCGCGGTGCTCAACGGCCGATCCGTCGACACCACCATGGGCTTCACGCTCCTCGAGGGCCTCGTGATGGCGACCCGGTCCGGCTCGGTCGATCCCGGTCTCGTCCTCTGGCTGCTCACCGACGCGCACCTCGACGCCGCGAAGATCCTCGAGGGGCTCGAGCACCACAGCGGCCTCGCCGGCCTGGCGGGCGGGATCGGCGACATGCGCGACGTGCTCGCGGCGCGGGCAGCGCGCGACCCGGCCGCGGCGCTCGCCTTCGACGTGTACGTCCACCGCCTCGCAGCCGGCGTCGCGGCCATGGCCGCCGCGCTCGGCGGGCTCGACGTGCTGGCCTTCACCGGCGGCGTCGGCGAGCACGCCCCCGAAGTCCGCGCCGCCGCCGCTGCTCGCCTCGGCTTCCTCGGCGTCGCCGTCGACCCCGACGCCAACGCAGCGACCAGCGCCGACGGCGACATCACCGGTCGCGACGCCCGGACGAGGACGGTCGTGGTGAGCGCACGCGAGGACCTCGAGGTCGCCGGCGAGACCCGCGAGCTGCTCGCCGCCATCAAGGCGAGCGAGGCACGGCCGTGA
- a CDS encoding cytochrome b, with translation MAASVQAPNDVGGDGAGVLRRALDAIDDRLGVKALQYPVPEHANNLGWSLGGLTAVSLVVLIATGVVLTQFFNPMPEEANASVRRIATDVWAGQLVRGVHFWAAQAMYVLAGLHLLRVFLTASYKRPREANWLIGVGMFALVLGAIFTGTVIKWDQEGFEALAHNLEIGELLGGAGFWFTAEFSADLPLIVRLYVAHVAIIPGLILGLLAVHFLLVKRHGISPHPVIADIAAEPREPFTHHLRRLGAFGLALVGGLLVLAALFPPGLGPTPVEGIEITRPLWMFWWLFTLENWWGLKAILWGSVALFVLLFAVPFVDRGGERRWRKRPVAIGAATAVLLVIIVLTYVTATTSAVEHL, from the coding sequence ATGGCCGCGTCTGTGCAAGCCCCGAACGACGTCGGTGGCGACGGTGCCGGCGTGCTCCGCCGGGCCCTTGACGCCATCGACGACCGCCTGGGTGTCAAGGCGCTGCAGTACCCGGTGCCCGAGCACGCCAACAACCTGGGCTGGAGCCTGGGCGGGCTGACCGCGGTGTCGCTGGTGGTGCTGATCGCCACCGGCGTGGTCCTCACCCAGTTCTTCAACCCGATGCCCGAGGAGGCCAACGCGTCGGTGCGGCGCATCGCCACCGACGTGTGGGCCGGCCAGCTGGTTCGGGGCGTGCACTTCTGGGCGGCCCAGGCCATGTACGTCCTGGCCGGCCTGCACCTGCTGCGGGTGTTCCTTACCGCCTCCTACAAGCGGCCCCGCGAGGCGAACTGGCTGATCGGCGTGGGCATGTTCGCCCTGGTGCTCGGCGCCATCTTCACCGGGACGGTGATCAAGTGGGACCAGGAGGGCTTCGAGGCGCTCGCCCACAACCTCGAGATCGGCGAACTGCTCGGTGGCGCCGGGTTCTGGTTCACCGCCGAGTTCTCCGCCGACCTGCCCCTCATCGTGCGGCTCTACGTCGCCCACGTGGCGATCATCCCCGGGCTCATCCTGGGACTGCTCGCCGTCCACTTCCTGCTGGTGAAGCGCCACGGCATCTCGCCCCACCCCGTCATCGCCGACATCGCGGCCGAGCCTCGGGAGCCGTTCACCCACCACCTGCGCCGGTTGGGCGCGTTCGGCCTGGCGCTGGTCGGCGGGTTGCTCGTGCTCGCCGCGCTGTTCCCGCCCGGCCTCGGGCCGACGCCGGTCGAAGGCATCGAGATCACCCGGCCGCTGTGGATGTTCTGGTGGCTCTTCACGCTGGAGAACTGGTGGGGCCTCAAGGCCATCCTGTGGGGCTCCGTCGCCCTGTTCGTGCTGCTGTTCGCCGTCCCGTTCGTCGACCGCGGCGGCGAACGCCGCTGGCGTAAGCGGCCGGTCGCCATCGGCGCCGCCACCGCCGTGCTGCTGGTGATCATCGTGCTCACCTACGTGACGGCCACCACCAGCGCGGTCGAGCACCTGTGA